A single Pseudanabaenaceae cyanobacterium SKYG29 DNA region contains:
- a CDS encoding DUF4351 domain-containing protein: protein MFTLDDLRQTKVYQESLREGIEQGLQRGRQEGRLEGETQLLLRLISRKFGSIASDRSEQIKSLPIDPIEELTEALLDSTTIDELYQWLDRF from the coding sequence ATGTTTACGCTAGACGACTTGCGGCAGACTAAGGTTTATCAAGAGAGCCTGCGGGAGGGCATAGAGCAAGGCTTGCAGAGAGGAAGGCAAGAGGGGCGCTTGGAAGGGGAGACACAGTTGTTGCTGAGACTTATTTCCCGCAAGTTTGGGAGCATTGCCTCCGATCGCTCTGAGCAGATTAAATCTCTCCCCATCGATCCCATAGAAGAATTAACAGAAGCATTACTGGATTCTACAACAATTGATGAACTGTATCAGTGGCTCGATCGGTTCTAA
- a CDS encoding DUF3883 domain-containing protein, translated as MVSETGWLRFIEVKGRIERNETLAALNKPDSFILALVQVPVNQDFSEGGCVQSGGMWWELSSSRGELYSALC; from the coding sequence GTGGTATCAGAAACTGGATGGCTACGGTTCATTGAGGTGAAGGGCAGGATAGAACGAAATGAAACTCTAGCAGCACTCAACAAACCCGATAGTTTTATCTTGGCATTGGTGCAGGTTCCAGTGAATCAGGATTTCTCAGAGGGGGGATGTGTTCAAAGTGGGGGAATGTGGTGGGAACTATCAAGTTCAAGGGGAGAGCTGTATAGTGCTCTATGTTAG
- a CDS encoding 4'-phosphopantetheinyl transferase superfamily protein — translation MRTLHWQLLTAISPDPSCLSPLEIARLQYSAQADRFLRSRTFLRQVLGHYLSLPPPAVPISYAPSGKPILANLPFYFNLAHSGDWLVVAVSDCYALGIDLEEMKVRPYQQLINRYFCPTEQQWLREQSSLGESFYRAWVGKEAYSKLLELPLLQVLRQLETISLLQEGRMAVAGGIIIQEIVAPLGYRAALAYRTL, via the coding sequence ATGCGTACCCTCCACTGGCAACTTCTAACTGCTATTAGCCCTGACCCCAGTTGCTTGAGTCCCCTTGAAATAGCCCGTCTGCAGTATTCAGCACAAGCTGATCGCTTTCTCCGCAGTCGCACCTTCCTCAGGCAAGTTTTGGGTCACTATCTCAGCCTCCCTCCCCCAGCAGTACCCATTAGCTACGCTCCCAGCGGTAAACCCATCCTGGCAAATTTGCCGTTCTATTTTAACCTTGCCCACAGTGGGGATTGGTTGGTAGTAGCAGTCAGCGATTGCTATGCCCTCGGCATCGACTTGGAGGAAATGAAAGTTCGCCCCTACCAGCAATTGATCAATCGGTACTTCTGTCCCACCGAACAGCAGTGGTTGCGGGAGCAATCAAGCCTAGGGGAATCCTTCTATCGCGCCTGGGTCGGCAAAGAAGCCTATAGCAAACTCCTAGAACTGCCCCTCTTACAAGTATTACGCCAACTGGAGACCATATCTCTGCTGCAGGAAGGCAGGATGGCAGTAGCAGGGGGAATCATAATTCAGGAAATCGTTGCTCCCCTGGGGTACAGAGCTGCCCTAGCCTACCGAACCCTCTAG
- a CDS encoding prepilin-type N-terminal cleavage/methylation domain-containing protein — protein sequence MKSEFKAKLIQHLLSRKDSEKGFTLIELLVVVIIVGILAAIALPTFLAQVNKARHAEARNFVSTALKAQQTVYLETNQFASNFTALQAEVGLSTNLTYYTPGINATNPTSGIGFLACITAAGKRDVLKDYTGVAWAAIIGGATIPEIYTAVFEEEKAGAGGASVPCANPAPATNSAVASAPTNYVNLGK from the coding sequence ATGAAGTCTGAATTTAAAGCTAAACTTATCCAACACTTACTCAGCCGCAAGGATTCCGAAAAAGGTTTTACCCTGATTGAACTGCTTGTGGTAGTAATCATTGTTGGTATCCTTGCTGCTATTGCTTTACCTACTTTCCTGGCTCAAGTCAACAAAGCTCGTCATGCTGAGGCTCGTAACTTTGTTTCTACAGCCCTCAAGGCTCAGCAAACTGTCTACCTGGAAACCAATCAATTTGCCTCCAACTTTACAGCTCTACAAGCTGAAGTAGGCTTGTCTACTAACCTTACGTATTACACACCTGGTATAAATGCTACTAACCCTACCAGTGGTATTGGTTTCCTCGCTTGTATCACTGCTGCAGGTAAGAGGGACGTACTCAAGGATTACACAGGTGTCGCTTGGGCTGCTATAATTGGGGGTGCAACTATACCTGAAATCTACACTGCGGTGTTTGAGGAAGAGAAGGCAGGTGCGGGGGGAGCTAGTGTACCCTGTGCTAACCCCGCGCCTGCGACTAACTCTGCTGTAGCCAGCGCTCCTACTAACTATGTCAATTTGGGCAAATAA
- a CDS encoding AI-2E family transporter: MMPTLPDSNHSVTEPMPTDRSLQRLLVIGLTFPLIVLNGWLALVVMKFFQPFTSIFIAAAILAFLLNYAVEFLTSQGVRRTNAVAVVSLLALSVIALIAFFVVPIALGQLNDLVKRLPSLIESGIKQLQTLQAWAESQNIPLNITGLAVQAAGRLSGEIQNLSGKAISLVLDTAGNAFKVLLTLVLTFYLLLNGKNLWEGLFRLLPPRIGMPIQRSLRENFQNYYIGQVTLASLNGTLITLAFLALKVPFGVLFGVGIAVMGIIPFAGALTVTIITILVALQNFWLGLKVLITVLAIDQAMNNLVAPRILGELTGLEPALILISLLVGLQVAGPLGLIIAVPLASSCKSLLDELRSSTAAPEPTEQKLLETTAP; encoded by the coding sequence ATGATGCCAACTTTGCCCGACTCCAATCACTCCGTCACTGAACCTATGCCCACCGATCGTTCTTTGCAGCGCTTGCTAGTAATTGGGCTGACATTTCCTTTAATTGTCCTCAACGGCTGGTTAGCCCTAGTGGTGATGAAATTTTTTCAACCCTTTACAAGTATTTTCATTGCCGCGGCGATTTTAGCCTTTCTGCTCAACTATGCGGTGGAGTTCCTCACATCCCAGGGAGTAAGGCGTACCAATGCGGTGGCCGTAGTTTCGCTCCTGGCGTTATCAGTGATTGCCCTGATAGCCTTCTTTGTGGTACCCATCGCTTTGGGTCAGCTTAACGATTTAGTGAAGCGTCTGCCCAGTTTAATTGAATCAGGGATTAAACAACTGCAAACCCTGCAAGCGTGGGCGGAATCACAAAACATCCCCCTGAACATTACAGGCTTAGCGGTACAGGCAGCAGGCAGGTTATCGGGGGAAATTCAAAATCTGTCGGGGAAAGCCATCTCCTTGGTGCTGGATACAGCGGGTAATGCCTTTAAGGTGCTGTTGACTCTGGTACTCACTTTCTATCTGTTGTTGAACGGTAAAAATCTCTGGGAAGGGTTGTTTCGGCTGCTGCCACCGCGCATCGGCATGCCCATTCAACGATCGTTGCGGGAGAATTTTCAAAACTACTACATTGGGCAGGTCACTCTTGCTTCTTTGAATGGCACGTTAATTACGCTAGCTTTTCTGGCTTTGAAAGTGCCTTTTGGGGTGTTGTTTGGTGTGGGCATTGCGGTAATGGGGATTATTCCGTTTGCAGGGGCATTGACGGTGACAATTATTACCATCCTGGTAGCACTACAGAACTTTTGGTTGGGGCTAAAGGTGCTGATTACAGTGTTGGCAATCGACCAGGCGATGAACAATTTAGTAGCACCGCGCATTTTGGGGGAGTTGACGGGCTTAGAGCCAGCTTTGATCTTAATTTCTTTACTAGTTGGTTTGCAGGTGGCAGGTCCCCTGGGGTTGATCATTGCTGTACCTCTGGCTAGTTCCTGCAAGTCCCTTTTGGATGAATTGCGCAGTTCTACTGCTGCCCCTGAACCCACAGAGCAGAAACTGTTGGAGACGACAGCCCCATGA
- a CDS encoding glycosyltransferase family 4 protein translates to MHIAWLGKKTPFCGNVTYSLEVTRSLRDRGHQVSFLHFDLERESETEVALPYLYKSTIYTLPTLRSSKVLINALQELRPDLVHASLALSPLDFTLPEICHDLGIPLVATFHLPFDAKRRNLTSSTQQFTYQIYAPALAEYDQVIVFSDLQKDLLHRLGVPIDRLTVIPNGVDPDRYSPGPSSIKQELQCERLFLFQGRLAVEKNVESLLRAWQRLVFSNQYKLAIVGDGPLAPLLKAAYGNCSNIVWMGYIGNEQRRIEILRGTDVFILPSLVEGLSLSLLEAMSCGVACLATDVGADGEVVSGGAGIALDSTNVVSQLTTLLPLFIDHPELSVIIGRKARQRVLERYTLSQNINQLENLYRRILQQYSVPLASP, encoded by the coding sequence ATGCATATAGCTTGGCTGGGCAAAAAGACTCCTTTTTGTGGCAACGTCACATATAGTTTAGAGGTTACCCGATCCCTCAGAGATAGGGGACATCAAGTCAGCTTTCTGCATTTCGACCTGGAAAGAGAAAGTGAAACGGAAGTCGCTCTACCGTACCTTTACAAGTCTACTATCTATACCTTGCCGACTTTACGATCGAGCAAAGTGTTAATCAATGCTTTGCAGGAGTTGCGCCCCGACCTGGTGCATGCCTCCCTAGCTCTATCACCCCTTGACTTCACTCTACCTGAAATCTGTCATGACCTAGGTATTCCCCTGGTAGCCACGTTCCACCTCCCCTTTGATGCCAAACGGCGTAACCTAACTTCTAGCACACAGCAGTTCACCTATCAAATCTACGCCCCAGCCCTGGCAGAATACGACCAAGTCATTGTCTTCTCTGATTTGCAAAAAGACCTCCTCCATCGTTTGGGAGTCCCCATCGATCGTTTAACTGTCATTCCCAACGGCGTTGACCCCGATCGGTATTCTCCTGGCCCCTCCTCCATCAAACAAGAACTGCAATGTGAAAGATTATTTTTATTCCAAGGTCGTCTAGCTGTAGAAAAAAATGTGGAATCTCTTTTGCGTGCCTGGCAGAGATTAGTTTTTTCCAACCAGTATAAATTAGCGATCGTGGGGGATGGCCCTTTAGCACCGCTTTTGAAAGCTGCCTATGGTAATTGTTCTAACATCGTGTGGATGGGATATATCGGCAACGAACAAAGACGTATAGAAATTCTCAGAGGCACAGATGTTTTCATTCTGCCCTCCCTTGTTGAAGGTTTGTCCTTGTCCCTTTTAGAAGCTATGTCCTGTGGTGTGGCCTGTTTAGCCACCGACGTGGGAGCAGACGGAGAAGTAGTCAGTGGAGGTGCAGGTATAGCCTTAGACTCCACAAATGTTGTGAGTCAATTAACCACTCTTTTACCCCTATTCATTGACCATCCAGAATTAAGTGTCATCATAGGTAGAAAAGCAAGACAGAGAGTACTAGAACGCTATACCCTCAGCCAAAACATCAATCAACTGGAAAACCTCTACCGCAGAATCCTGCAGCAATACAGTGTTCCCCTTGCATCCCCCTAA
- the sufR gene encoding iron-sulfur cluster biosynthesis transcriptional regulator SufR has product MTSLISPRQSTPGTPSTKEEILRYLLKHDRVTAQTLAESLGISPQAVRRHLNDLEECGLVTHQVTPAKSMGRPQYLYSLTPRGKSQFPKRYGEFSVNLLQSLSRTVGQESVRQLLHQQWQDKAQYYKQLIGHLPLAERVEQLALLRRQEGYITEWFPQNDRAGFIYTEYNCVIAEVATSFPHICSQELEMFSEIFQEFKVDRIHWLVGGEHFCGYSICQ; this is encoded by the coding sequence ATGACTTCCCTGATTTCCCCGCGACAGAGCACGCCTGGTACTCCCTCTACCAAGGAAGAGATTTTGCGCTACCTACTGAAACACGATCGGGTGACTGCCCAGACCCTAGCGGAGAGTTTAGGTATTAGTCCCCAAGCTGTACGCCGCCATCTCAACGACCTAGAGGAGTGTGGTTTAGTTACTCACCAGGTCACCCCCGCCAAGTCCATGGGTCGTCCCCAGTATCTGTACAGCTTAACACCCAGGGGCAAGAGTCAGTTTCCTAAACGCTACGGCGAGTTTTCCGTCAATCTCCTGCAATCCCTCAGCCGTACGGTGGGTCAGGAATCTGTGCGGCAACTCCTTCACCAGCAATGGCAGGATAAAGCCCAGTACTACAAACAGCTGATTGGTCATCTTCCCCTAGCAGAGCGCGTCGAACAGTTAGCCCTCCTCCGTCGCCAGGAAGGTTATATCACTGAGTGGTTTCCCCAAAACGATCGGGCTGGTTTTATCTACACCGAGTACAATTGCGTCATTGCTGAGGTGGCTACCTCCTTCCCCCACATCTGCTCCCAGGAACTGGAGATGTTTAGTGAGATTTTTCAGGAGTTTAAGGTCGATCGGATTCACTGGCTCGTGGGGGGGGAACACTTTTGTGGTTACTCCATTTGCCAATAG
- a CDS encoding cryptochrome/photolyase family protein: MKVHAPVYQSYWQGREVDLSARQELLFILHDQLNVQVFPREVWQRSPVIVFVESFAYAIFLPHHQMKLAFILSCQRHYAIELLQQGYEVITITTAGFHSDGLQELLTGFPHLSLSYMQPNEWQTRMKMDELKNKFPQRVRSFPNNFFLANVEEFRHRINRYYRLENFYRDMRRQTGYLMEGGQPTGGKWNYDKDNRKPLPKNISIPQLPTFAPDPVTQEVIDQVKTFFSHHFGKLDRFLWAVTRTQALQLAAEFMDRRLVNFGPYEDAIKTGEPFLFHSVLSPYLNNGLLLPAELCDMAIDRYERGTAPLNSVEGFIRQIIGWREYIRVYYEARMPEVRNANHFGFTYTLPQLFWDGKTELKCLADAMQNVINWGYSHHIQRLMVLSNFSNLTLTSPIELHHWFWLAYVDAYEWVELPNVLGMSTYADGGILATKPYVAGGNYINKMSDCCRQCAYDVKQKVGAKACPFNYLYWHFVDRFRNDFMENGRVSLMVSMYDQKSMAEKQEIHRSASEFIQRLPRYKTLLQGVKI, translated from the coding sequence ATGAAAGTTCATGCCCCCGTTTATCAGAGTTACTGGCAGGGAAGAGAGGTTGACTTAAGTGCACGGCAGGAGCTGTTGTTTATTCTCCATGATCAATTGAATGTGCAGGTTTTCCCCCGGGAGGTTTGGCAACGATCGCCTGTGATTGTGTTTGTGGAATCCTTCGCCTATGCCATTTTCTTGCCTCATCATCAGATGAAGTTGGCATTCATTTTGTCCTGTCAGCGTCATTATGCCATCGAGCTATTACAACAGGGCTACGAAGTGATTACGATAACTACGGCGGGATTTCATAGTGATGGATTACAGGAACTGCTAACTGGATTTCCCCATCTTTCCCTCAGTTACATGCAACCAAATGAGTGGCAAACAAGGATGAAAATGGATGAATTAAAGAACAAGTTTCCCCAGCGTGTCCGATCCTTCCCTAATAACTTTTTCTTAGCAAATGTAGAGGAGTTTCGCCATAGGATTAATCGCTATTATCGCCTAGAAAATTTCTATCGGGACATGCGGCGGCAAACGGGTTACTTGATGGAGGGTGGACAACCAACAGGTGGCAAGTGGAACTATGATAAAGATAACCGCAAACCTTTACCTAAAAATATTAGCATTCCCCAGTTACCTACTTTTGCCCCGGACCCCGTTACTCAGGAGGTGATAGACCAGGTAAAGACTTTCTTTAGCCATCACTTTGGTAAATTAGACCGATTTCTCTGGGCAGTAACTCGTACCCAAGCTCTGCAACTAGCAGCGGAATTTATGGACAGGAGACTAGTAAATTTTGGCCCCTATGAAGATGCTATTAAAACGGGTGAGCCTTTCCTGTTTCATAGTGTCCTATCTCCCTATTTGAATAACGGTCTGTTATTGCCCGCCGAATTGTGTGACATGGCAATCGATCGGTATGAGCGGGGCACAGCTCCCCTCAATTCTGTGGAAGGTTTCATTAGGCAAATTATCGGTTGGCGAGAGTACATTCGAGTTTACTATGAAGCGAGGATGCCTGAGGTAAGAAATGCTAATCACTTTGGGTTTACTTATACTTTACCACAACTATTTTGGGATGGCAAAACAGAGTTAAAATGCCTAGCCGATGCCATGCAAAATGTGATCAACTGGGGATATTCCCACCACATCCAACGGCTAATGGTGCTCAGTAACTTCAGTAATTTAACCCTGACTAGCCCCATCGAGTTACATCACTGGTTTTGGTTAGCCTATGTGGATGCCTATGAGTGGGTAGAGTTACCTAATGTGTTAGGGATGTCCACCTACGCGGATGGGGGAATTTTAGCCACTAAGCCCTATGTGGCGGGGGGAAATTATATCAACAAAATGAGTGATTGTTGTCGCCAGTGCGCCTATGATGTTAAACAGAAAGTAGGGGCAAAAGCCTGTCCCTTTAATTATTTGTATTGGCATTTTGTCGATCGGTTTCGTAATGACTTTATGGAAAATGGGCGGGTATCTTTGATGGTATCTATGTACGACCAAAAGTCAATGGCGGAAAAACAGGAAATCCACCGATCGGCTAGTGAGTTTATCCAGAGGTTACCCCGCTATAAAACTTTGCTACAGGGAGTGAAAATATAG
- a CDS encoding FAD-binding oxidoreductase yields the protein MKSPEQWQAWAAQQGIEAITQPTQVARLSQDYYHFSQILTPLLADKRGDVVLKPATEEEVIAIAQACVQSETFLTVRGSGTGNYGQCIPLQGGVILETSKLQRVIHLEAGYTTVEPGVKLASLEQQAQSLGWEWRMVPSTVRTATIGGFIAGGSGGIGSILYGQLRDRGNLIGARVVTMTDPVEVIELEGDATQVINHAYGVNGIITALTLPLAPAYPWCAFGVSFQDFEPAAEFGLALANSDGIIKRLISVFDRPIPQFFSTLREQIAAPDQCLVLALINKPDRLAFTELAQKYSGEVIPLDKPITVIECTWNHTTLHARAADSSWTYLQCLYPDLATVYKLREQLVGELVMHLEFIRMGGKVIPAAIPLVRFTTADRMAELIQLHEAQGVLVANPHTYILEDGGMKTIDWEQLQFKRRVDPKGLMNPGKMRAWSMLDQS from the coding sequence ATGAAATCCCCAGAGCAATGGCAAGCATGGGCAGCCCAGCAGGGTATAGAAGCAATCACTCAGCCCACGCAGGTTGCCAGACTGTCCCAGGACTACTACCACTTTAGTCAGATTCTCACCCCCCTGTTAGCAGATAAACGAGGGGATGTTGTCCTCAAACCTGCCACGGAAGAGGAAGTTATAGCGATCGCCCAAGCTTGTGTACAATCAGAGACATTTTTAACGGTACGGGGGAGCGGGACAGGTAATTATGGGCAGTGCATCCCTTTGCAGGGGGGGGTAATTTTAGAAACCAGTAAGCTGCAGCGGGTTATACACCTAGAGGCTGGCTACACTACTGTAGAACCTGGAGTCAAACTAGCTAGCCTAGAACAACAGGCACAAAGCTTGGGTTGGGAATGGCGGATGGTACCCTCTACGGTACGGACAGCCACGATCGGGGGGTTTATTGCGGGGGGGAGCGGCGGTATTGGGTCAATCCTCTATGGGCAATTGCGCGATCGGGGTAATTTGATTGGGGCGCGGGTTGTCACCATGACTGACCCTGTGGAAGTGATTGAGTTGGAAGGAGATGCCACGCAAGTCATTAATCACGCCTATGGGGTCAATGGCATTATTACTGCTCTAACTTTACCCTTGGCTCCTGCCTATCCCTGGTGTGCATTTGGGGTCAGCTTCCAGGACTTTGAGCCTGCAGCGGAATTCGGGTTGGCACTGGCAAACTCTGACGGCATCATCAAACGGTTAATTAGTGTTTTCGATCGTCCTATCCCTCAATTTTTCTCTACCCTCCGTGAGCAGATTGCTGCCCCTGACCAGTGCCTAGTATTGGCGTTGATCAACAAACCCGATCGTCTGGCTTTCACAGAGCTGGCACAAAAGTATAGTGGTGAAGTTATCCCGCTAGATAAACCAATTACAGTTATTGAGTGCACTTGGAACCACACCACCTTGCATGCCCGCGCTGCCGACTCCAGTTGGACTTATTTGCAGTGCCTTTATCCTGACCTAGCTACGGTCTATAAATTGCGAGAACAACTGGTAGGAGAACTAGTGATGCACTTGGAGTTTATCCGTATGGGGGGTAAAGTCATACCAGCGGCAATCCCACTAGTGCGTTTTACCACCGCCGATCGCATGGCAGAACTAATCCAACTGCACGAAGCCCAAGGGGTATTGGTAGCCAATCCCCACACCTATATCTTGGAAGATGGCGGCATGAAAACGATCGATTGGGAACAATTACAGTTCAAACGGCGGGTTGACCCCAAAGGCTTGATGAATCCTGGTAAAATGCGAGCTTGGAGTATGTTGGACCAATCTTAA
- a CDS encoding Ycf51 family protein — translation MVLTTVEFGQIAQGMGLFVLGCAILTGVAFVKNWGWRFRMVGVTLFSVVLTGGLFALSLTPLTKEVVPGAAPYKTVYDRFGAEAVIAVAPTITPAELALTLEQAAARLFSSGRTSDTLTVYARTIVHPRPGVSKPLYLGYWQQSLRQRNDPDRILYINDANFARLQSLRH, via the coding sequence ATGGTACTGACAACGGTTGAATTTGGTCAAATTGCCCAGGGGATGGGATTATTCGTGTTGGGGTGTGCCATCCTGACGGGAGTGGCCTTTGTAAAAAATTGGGGCTGGCGCTTTCGTATGGTGGGAGTAACTCTATTTTCCGTAGTTTTAACGGGGGGATTATTTGCCCTCAGCCTTACGCCTCTTACCAAAGAAGTTGTGCCAGGTGCTGCCCCCTACAAAACTGTTTACGATCGGTTTGGTGCGGAAGCGGTGATTGCCGTTGCCCCTACAATTACCCCTGCGGAACTTGCCCTGACCCTAGAGCAAGCTGCTGCCCGTCTATTCTCCTCTGGTAGGACCAGTGATACTCTTACTGTCTATGCCCGCACGATCGTCCATCCGCGCCCTGGTGTCTCTAAGCCTTTATACTTAGGTTATTGGCAACAGTCCTTACGCCAACGTAACGACCCCGATCGCATCCTGTACATCAATGATGCCAACTTTGCCCGACTCCAATCACTCCGTCACTGA